GGGGCGGATAAATTTGCATTTGTGCTTATCCTTGCAAAGCAGGGAGATGGTGGTGTAAAGAAGACAAGAGGACAGAAAGGGCTGCAGGAAAGATGAGAAGAGCGTTCTGCCTCAGCGGAGGCTGCTGTCAGGCATTTCTGTCCCCTGCAGATTGTGGTGCAGGGAGGTGCCTCCTGCTGCAATGCCTGTTTGTGTCAGAAAGGGGGAGCAACTGAATGTTCACAATGTTGAGAAGCATTAATGTTGCAATTATTGTGGTTGATTTTATGTAAAAGCCAGCAGCATCAGACTGTAAATGAACGTGAAAATATCATTAAATGCTTAAATAACCTAACTCGCGTTTTTTCTTTCCGCAGCGTGAGTGTATCTCCATCCACGTTGGTCAGGCTGGCGTCCAGATTGGCAATGCCTGCTGGGAGCTTTACTGCCTGGAACATGGGATCCAGCCTGACGGACAGATGCCCAGTGACAAGACTCTCGGAGGAGGAGACGACTCCTTCAACACCTTCTTCAGTGAGACTGGAGCTGGAAAGCACGTCCCCAGAGCAGTTTTTGTCGACCTGGAGCCAACTGTTATCGGTAATCTCCAATTAAATATAGATGCCATAGATggcttttgaatttttttaaattaagtcaAACCCTTGAGCCATTTCTGATCGACTCGGTCTCTACAGATGAGGTGCGCACAGGTACTTACCGCCAGCTGTTCCACCCTGAGCAGCTGATCACTGGTAAGGAGGATGCTGCCAACAATTATGCCCGTGGGCACTACACCATCGGCAAAGAGATCATCGACATGGTGCTGGACAGGATCCGCAAGCTGGTGGGTAACATGATATCAGGACGGATCCcttcccaatttttttttaagaaagctAATTAAATGACATAACTGTATCTCAAATGTAACcactgtctctccctctttatccACAGTCTGACCAGTGCACCGGCCTTCAGGGCTTCCTGGTTTTCCACAGCTTCGGAGGTGGAACCGGTTCTGGTTTCACCTCTCTGCTGATGGAGCGTCTGTCTGTCGACTACGGCAAGAAGTCCAAGCTGGAGTTCTCCATTTACCCAGCACCTCAGGTATCCACCGCTGTGGTGGAGCCCTACAACGCCATCCTGACCACCCACACCACCCTAGAGCACTCTGACTGCGCCTTCATGGTAGATAACGAGGCCATCTATGATATCTGCCGTAGGAACCTCGATATCGAGCGCCCCTCTTACACCAACCTCAACAGGTTGATCAGTCAGATTGTGTCCTCCATCACTGCTTCCCTTCGTTTCGATGGCGCCC
The sequence above is a segment of the Anoplopoma fimbria isolate UVic2021 breed Golden Eagle Sablefish chromosome 12, Afim_UVic_2022, whole genome shotgun sequence genome. Coding sequences within it:
- the tuba1c gene encoding tubulin alpha-1C chain — translated: MRECISIHVGQAGVQIGNACWELYCLEHGIQPDGQMPSDKTLGGGDDSFNTFFSETGAGKHVPRAVFVDLEPTVIDEVRTGTYRQLFHPEQLITGKEDAANNYARGHYTIGKEIIDMVLDRIRKLSDQCTGLQGFLVFHSFGGGTGSGFTSLLMERLSVDYGKKSKLEFSIYPAPQVSTAVVEPYNAILTTHTTLEHSDCAFMVDNEAIYDICRRNLDIERPSYTNLNRLISQIVSSITASLRFDGALNVDLTEFQTNLVPYPRIHFPLATYAPVISAEKAYHEQLSVSEITNACFEPANQLVKCDPRHGKYMACCLLFRGDVVPKDVNAAIATIKTKRSIQFVDWCPTGFKVGINYQPPTVVPGGDLAKVQRAVCMLSNTTAIAEAWARLDHKFDLMYAKRAFVHWYVGEGMEEGEFSEAREDMAALEKDYEEVGVDSIEGEGEEEGEEY